In Roseimicrobium gellanilyticum, one genomic interval encodes:
- a CDS encoding FMN-binding protein: MPDAPSRLNPVFLRLYRAGILVAIAWLMHSQHRWFMAQEGSTLDVSRIRDFYPNAASLGPRDPDTGVQRVLDGSGIVLGMVAQTTPLSDKIIGYSGPTNTLIACDAQGKVIGVRVLRSDDTPDHMAEIIRHRPFFNSFKGLKLGDTSSRPKVDAVSGATLTSTAIAEGVLRRLGQQGTSLRFPDAITLEEVKTLVPEAATLTPAKDRAGMQDVKDTAGKVLALVTRTSPASDAIVGYKGPADTLMVLDPAGEKLVGIRLRKSFDTKDYVADMAADSYFMNLFNGMSMQKLGTLDFAEAKVEGVSGATETSWALAEGLKRRAAQLATAATPAPPWYTRITWKAADWGMLVVLIVSLLMTFTSLRGKRWMRWVHHALLIGYAGLFSGAMISQGLFVGWARHGVAWQSAPMLVLVAALALITPWLWRRGFYCHHYCPHGALQQVLAHRLKWQLKVPHKLGKALEKVPWLLLIFILVVAMFGLEVNVNALEPFDAWLFRVAGWGTITVAITGLVASLFVPMAYCRYGCPTGALLKFVRYAGHGDAFGKRDVAALVLVFAAVGMLYISRM, translated from the coding sequence ATGCCAGACGCTCCCTCCCGGCTCAACCCAGTTTTCCTGCGCCTTTATCGCGCCGGGATACTTGTGGCCATTGCCTGGCTCATGCACAGCCAGCATCGCTGGTTCATGGCACAGGAGGGCAGCACCCTGGATGTCTCCCGTATCCGTGACTTTTATCCCAATGCGGCATCCCTCGGACCGCGGGATCCCGACACGGGCGTGCAGCGGGTGCTGGACGGGTCCGGTATTGTGCTGGGCATGGTGGCGCAAACCACGCCTCTCTCTGACAAGATCATTGGCTACTCCGGGCCCACGAATACGCTCATCGCCTGTGACGCGCAGGGAAAGGTCATTGGCGTGCGTGTGCTGCGCAGCGATGACACACCGGATCACATGGCGGAGATCATTCGCCACCGTCCCTTTTTCAATTCCTTCAAGGGACTCAAGCTGGGCGATACTTCCAGCCGTCCCAAGGTTGATGCGGTAAGCGGAGCCACCCTGACCAGTACTGCGATAGCGGAAGGCGTGTTGCGACGTCTCGGCCAGCAGGGAACCTCGCTGCGCTTTCCTGATGCCATCACGCTGGAGGAAGTGAAGACCCTGGTACCCGAAGCCGCGACACTGACACCGGCCAAAGACCGTGCCGGTATGCAGGATGTCAAAGATACCGCGGGCAAAGTCCTCGCCCTGGTTACGCGCACCTCTCCAGCCAGTGACGCCATTGTGGGATACAAGGGGCCCGCGGATACACTCATGGTGCTGGACCCTGCAGGTGAAAAGCTGGTGGGCATCCGCCTGCGCAAGAGTTTTGATACCAAGGACTATGTCGCAGATATGGCAGCGGACAGCTACTTCATGAATCTCTTCAACGGGATGAGCATGCAGAAGCTGGGCACGCTCGATTTCGCGGAAGCCAAAGTGGAAGGCGTATCCGGAGCCACGGAAACCAGCTGGGCACTTGCCGAAGGACTGAAGCGTCGCGCCGCGCAACTCGCCACCGCAGCCACGCCCGCGCCACCATGGTACACGCGCATCACCTGGAAAGCAGCGGACTGGGGGATGCTGGTGGTGCTCATCGTTTCACTGCTCATGACTTTCACTTCCCTGCGTGGGAAGCGCTGGATGCGCTGGGTGCATCACGCGCTGCTCATCGGCTATGCCGGCCTCTTCAGCGGCGCCATGATTTCGCAGGGTCTGTTTGTGGGCTGGGCAAGGCACGGGGTTGCATGGCAATCGGCACCCATGCTCGTGCTCGTGGCGGCCCTGGCATTGATCACTCCCTGGCTGTGGCGCCGTGGCTTCTACTGCCACCACTACTGCCCGCATGGAGCGCTGCAGCAGGTGCTGGCGCATCGCTTGAAATGGCAGCTCAAGGTACCGCACAAGCTGGGCAAGGCGCTGGAGAAGGTGCCGTGGCTGTTGCTCATCTTCATCCTCGTAGTCGCCATGTTCGGACTCGAGGTGAATGTGAATGCGCTGGAGCCCTTTGATGCGTGGCTGTTCCGCGTAGCAGGCTGGGGCACGATCACCGTCGCCATAACAGGACTGGTGGCCTCGTTATTCGTCCCCATGGCGTATTGTCGTTATGGATGCCCCACAGGCGCGCTGCTCAAGTTTGTGCGTTATGCAGGTCATGGCGACGCCTTCGGGAAACGCGACGTTGCAGCGCTGGTGCTGGTCTTCGCCGCCGTCGGCATGCTCTACATCTCTCGCATGTAG
- the ahcY gene encoding adenosylhomocysteinase, translating into MSTRQAAIDYKVKNIEEADFGRKEIEIAEHEMPGLMATREKYGKDKPLAGVRITGSLHMTIQTAVLIETLKDLGADVRWCSCNIFSTQDHAAAAIAASGTPVFAWKGESLEEYWWCTWKAIIFPEQKGPQLIVDDGGDVTLLIHKGYEMENGDKWVDTPSDNHEVAVIKDLLKQIHKDTPGIFHEIVKELKGVSEETTTGVHRLYEMAKAGKLLIPAINVNDSVTKSKFDNLYGCRESLIDGIKRATDVMIAGKVAVVCGYGDVGKGCADALKGMGAQVIVTEIDPVCALQAAMAGLRVMPVEDTLGIADIYVTTTGNKDIIRVEHMEAMKDQAIVCNIGHFDNEIQVDKLNAYPGIKRLNIKPQVDRYTFPKGNSLYMLAEGRLVNLGCATGHPSFVMSNSFTNQCVAQMELWKTRETRAVGVTVLSKQLDEEVARLHLGKIGVKLTVLTQEQADYIGVPVEGPYKADHYRY; encoded by the coding sequence ATGAGCACCCGCCAAGCCGCCATTGATTACAAGGTAAAGAACATTGAGGAGGCCGACTTCGGCCGGAAGGAAATCGAAATCGCCGAGCACGAAATGCCCGGTCTCATGGCCACGCGTGAGAAGTACGGCAAGGACAAGCCCCTCGCTGGCGTCCGCATCACCGGTTCCCTGCACATGACCATCCAGACCGCGGTGCTCATCGAGACGCTGAAGGATCTCGGTGCCGATGTCCGCTGGTGTTCCTGCAACATCTTCTCCACCCAGGACCACGCCGCCGCCGCCATCGCTGCTTCCGGCACGCCCGTCTTCGCATGGAAGGGTGAGTCCCTCGAAGAATATTGGTGGTGTACCTGGAAGGCCATCATCTTCCCCGAGCAGAAGGGACCCCAGCTCATCGTCGACGACGGTGGCGACGTGACCCTGCTCATCCACAAGGGTTATGAAATGGAGAACGGCGACAAGTGGGTCGACACTCCTTCCGACAACCACGAAGTGGCCGTCATCAAGGATCTCCTCAAGCAGATCCACAAAGACACCCCCGGCATCTTCCACGAAATCGTGAAGGAGCTGAAGGGCGTGTCCGAAGAGACCACCACCGGTGTGCATCGCCTCTATGAAATGGCGAAGGCTGGCAAGCTGCTCATCCCCGCCATCAACGTGAACGACAGCGTCACGAAGTCCAAGTTCGACAACCTCTATGGTTGCCGCGAATCCCTCATCGACGGCATCAAGCGCGCCACGGACGTGATGATCGCCGGCAAGGTGGCTGTGGTCTGCGGCTACGGCGACGTGGGCAAGGGCTGCGCCGACGCTCTCAAGGGCATGGGCGCCCAGGTCATCGTGACCGAGATCGACCCCGTCTGCGCACTTCAGGCGGCCATGGCCGGTCTGCGCGTCATGCCTGTGGAAGACACCCTTGGCATCGCTGACATCTATGTCACCACCACCGGCAACAAGGACATCATCCGCGTGGAGCACATGGAGGCCATGAAGGACCAGGCAATCGTCTGCAACATCGGTCACTTCGACAACGAAATCCAGGTGGACAAGCTCAATGCTTATCCCGGCATCAAGCGTCTGAACATCAAGCCCCAGGTGGATCGCTACACGTTCCCGAAGGGCAACAGCCTCTATATGCTGGCGGAAGGCCGCCTCGTGAACCTCGGCTGTGCCACCGGCCACCCGAGCTTCGTGATGAGCAACAGCTTCACCAACCAGTGCGTGGCCCAGATGGAACTCTGGAAGACCCGTGAGACTCGCGCCGTGGGAGTGACCGTGCTCTCCAAGCAGCTCGATGAAGAAGTCGCCCGTCTCCACCTTGGCAAGATCGGTGTGAAGCTCACCGTGCTGACCCAGGAGCAGGCCGACTACATCGGCGTGCCGGTGGAAGGTCCCTACAAGGCGGACCACTACCGCTACTAA